The region CAACGAATTCTATCTATCTGTGGCAGGGTCAAAACATAATCGAATTGATAGTTAAACATCCCCCATAGCCTTGATTGAAAAGCTTCTGCATCCATGGTTTCTGTCATTTCATCACGACAAATAACTAAGTGACTCTGCAGTACACTTTCTTGAGCATCAAGAGGAATTGCGTCATCTAATTGTTTACGCGTAATAAAAGGAAACACCACTCCATATCCATAAGGGAAGCAAAGTTTGCCCTCATAATTGGCCTTATTGGAAAGCAATTGCGGATCTTTAACCAGCTTATTTATTACCGTATAAGCACACTGCCTAACCTGCTCGAGTGGATTCGATAAGGTTTTAATTCCATCACTGGTGAGCAATTCTACGTATTTCGAGTTAAAGGAAAATATGTTATCAATTTTCCAATCTTTCACTTCAAGAAATAGCAAACCACGTTGGGGGTGAAGAATAATAAAATCAGGGTAGCGGCGTTGTCTGCCAACTGGAATATCGAACCAACATAGATAGTCATCTTCAAGCAATGACTCCAAACGCCTTGCTAGACGCTTCTCTCCTGCTTCCATTTTGGATAGGCAAGAATTTAAAGAGGGAATGAGTTCAGCCATAGCATTGTCGGAAATAGAGGTCTATATCCGCATTAAAGCGACAAATCTTGGAAAACCAAACCGATATTGCTATGAAAGTTGATCCATATCTCACCATTGTAAAGAAACGTCAAGTCCTTTATTCCTAGGCTGTTTTAAAAGCAACATGCTTATAATTTTTAGCGTAATACCTATTAATTTATGAAGTTATTTCCTGTATCTTTAGCCGTACCAGATATGTGTGAATTTGAGTATGAACCCGAACTACTACAACCAAAACGCCCAAGAGTTTTTCGACAACACTGTTGCTGTGGATATGTCTTCGTTATATCAAGCGTTTGAAGCCCATTTACCTAAGCATGCGCACGTGGTGGATGCAGGGTGTGGTTCGGGGCGAGATACCGGTTATTTTCTAAGCCAAGGCTACAACGTCACCTCATTTGATGCATCAAAAGAGATGGCTAAACTCGCCAGTGAACACACGGGTCATGCTATCTCGCACAGTACTTTTCTTGATTTTCAGTTACCGCCAGAAAGCCAACATGGTATTTGGGCCTGTGCCACCCTTTTGCATGTTCCGCAACATGACTTAGAAAAAACCTTCGCTCATTTAGCTACTTGGCTTAAGCCTAATGGCATTCTCTATTGCTCATTTAAATATGGCGACGGTGAAGTGGAACGTGGTGGCCGCCAGTTTACCAACCTCACCGAATCCTCATTAAAACAAGTAATCAGCGGATTGGGATTAGAGGTGAAAGAGCTTTGGGTCACCCATGATCTCAGAGCTGGCAGAGCTGATGAAAAATGGCTGAATGCCATCTTGGTGAAGTAATCCTATGCCAACGTCACTACTTACTCTCGACCACGACATTCTCACTACGGGTGATAACGATCCGTTATTAACTCAGCTTTTGCACGCCATCAATCACGCAAGCGAAATCGAAATTGCCGTGTCGTTTATTCGTCAATCGGGCTTTGAGCTAATCAAACAAGCATTACTGGATGTGCTAGAGAACAAGCGTCATCATTCGTTGAAACTGCGTATTCTTACGTCTGATTATCTCGGCATTACCGAACCTGTTGCTCTACGTGGTTTGCTCGCTCTTGAAGGCGATGATGTTCAAATCAAAGTGTTTGAGACAGATAAGCAAAGCTTTCACATGAAATCGTATCTGTTTGTGCGCACTAATGAGCAAGGCATTGTCACTGAAGGCTCGGCTTTTATTGGTTCAAATAACATCAGTCGGCCAGCGCTGACCAATGCCCATGAATGGACACTGCGTTACGATTATAAGGCCAATAGTGATAGCCATACTCAGCAGCAATTTTTTAATATTCGTCAGAAGTTTAATGCGATTTTTGAGCATCCTAATGCTAATACTTTGAGTGATGAGTGGATTGATGCCTACATTCCTCGTCGCCAACAACCTGCGCTTAAAGACATCACTCTCGCTGTAACTGAAGAAGAAATCACAGAATACTGGCCTAACCTAGCCCAAGAAGAAGCGCTCACAGCTCTGAATACTACGCGTTTAAACGGTTATGAGCGTGGCTTAGTCGTGATGGGCACAGGCATGGGCAAAACCTTTCTCGCTGCCTTTGATGCTCAGCAGATGAAAGCAAAACGTTTGTTGTTTATTGCTCATCGCGAAGAAATTCTTTCCCAAGCATTAAGCACCTTTGCCAAAGTACATCCCGATAAATCATCGGGTTACTATCACGGCAAAGCAAAAGAGGCGGAGAAAGATCTGCTATTTGCTTCAGTGCAAACCATCGGCAAAGAGTCGCATCTGAGTCAGTTCGCGCCAGATCATTTTGATTATGTGGTGATCGATGAATTTCATCATGCCAGCGCATCGACCTATCAAAACGTGTTGAACTACTTTGAACCAAAATTCTTATTGGGGTTAACCGCAACACCAGAGCGAACCGACC is a window of Vibrio porteresiae DSM 19223 DNA encoding:
- a CDS encoding class I SAM-dependent methyltransferase codes for the protein MNPNYYNQNAQEFFDNTVAVDMSSLYQAFEAHLPKHAHVVDAGCGSGRDTGYFLSQGYNVTSFDASKEMAKLASEHTGHAISHSTFLDFQLPPESQHGIWACATLLHVPQHDLEKTFAHLATWLKPNGILYCSFKYGDGEVERGGRQFTNLTESSLKQVISGLGLEVKELWVTHDLRAGRADEKWLNAILVK